The Halorussus limi genome has a segment encoding these proteins:
- a CDS encoding transcription initiation factor IIB, protein MSSNNASEKTVSDVQSTTTEERGHEPTVEHEPSGRSTCPECEGQVITEDEQSFCTDCGLIVADEWVDLSPTLNDLGLVGNADQSIETVDPLRTDKGLHTKIGRNTDGHGNPLSNEQWEKVQRLRKWHKRMQFGEKRKRTKRLNEGLRDVEMIGGNLDLPDHVVKMAAQFLRSASEARLPGGRMAWEALAGGAVLLAARASSVDRDDIDIAVATHTKAPHERVCAAARKIRCECGFDAPLIRPNAVMRVVDALDDDAIPGARAVRTWRLAQHLMKLGDQVPVGPGTPRCTVAASALYAADRLLSRKHLTQEQVAAAASTIVPTSRNRIARYSRELVDAYEAEHGTDDPGVGLEEERDTLR, encoded by the coding sequence ATGTCGAGTAACAACGCGAGCGAAAAGACGGTTTCGGACGTACAGAGTACGACCACCGAAGAACGCGGTCACGAGCCGACGGTCGAACACGAGCCGTCAGGACGATCCACCTGTCCTGAGTGTGAGGGCCAGGTGATCACCGAAGACGAGCAGTCGTTCTGCACGGACTGCGGGCTGATCGTCGCCGACGAGTGGGTCGACCTGAGCCCGACGCTGAACGACCTGGGCCTGGTCGGAAACGCCGACCAGAGCATCGAGACGGTGGACCCGCTGCGGACGGACAAGGGCCTGCACACGAAAATCGGGAGGAACACCGACGGTCACGGCAATCCCCTCAGTAACGAGCAGTGGGAGAAGGTCCAGCGCCTCCGGAAGTGGCACAAGCGGATGCAGTTCGGCGAGAAGCGCAAGCGGACGAAGCGGCTCAACGAGGGGCTCCGGGACGTCGAGATGATCGGCGGTAACCTGGACCTACCAGACCACGTCGTCAAGATGGCGGCACAGTTCCTCCGGAGCGCCTCGGAAGCGCGGCTGCCGGGCGGCCGGATGGCCTGGGAGGCACTCGCCGGCGGCGCCGTCCTCCTAGCCGCACGGGCCTCATCGGTCGACCGGGACGACATCGACATTGCGGTCGCGACGCACACCAAAGCGCCCCACGAGCGGGTGTGCGCTGCGGCGCGGAAGATCCGGTGCGAATGCGGGTTCGACGCACCACTCATCAGGCCCAACGCCGTGATGAGGGTCGTCGACGCGCTCGATGACGACGCCATCCCCGGGGCGCGAGCCGTGCGGACGTGGCGGCTGGCCCAACACCTGATGAAACTCGGCGACCAGGTGCCGGTCGGGCCGGGAACGCCACGGTGCACCGTCGCGGCGTCGGCGCTGTACGCGGCGGATCGCCTGCTCTCGCGCAAGCACCTCACCCAGGAGCAGGTCGCCGCGGCGGCGAGCACGATCGTGCCAACGTCCCGAAACCGGATCGCGCGGTACAGTCGGGAGCTTGTCGACGCCTACGAAGCCGAACACGGCACCGACGACCCGGGTGTCGGCCTCGAGGAGGAACGGGACACCCTGCGCTGA
- a CDS encoding type IV toxin-antitoxin system AbiEi family antitoxin domain-containing protein, with amino-acid sequence MSTIERLQNIRQSLSTRESRLLTRLAGAGHQIISVDDIETTLEVPPNTAREIASRLTEKGWLDQLFPGTYLIIPLTAGEEAVYTTHEYLIAAHVAEPMYIGYYSALSHHGLTEQVPRTVYVVTPTRAQSREIHGVPYRVTTVTERKFFGFESTSIEGTTVQVSDLEKTLVDCADHPEFCGGLRELATAMRTADERGCDWDTVGEYLGRLDNGAATKRIVYLADQLGINLPAREELVASFTSGYSLLDPTRPETGSTDSTYRLRINVEPATLEPTES; translated from the coding sequence ATGAGTACTATAGAACGATTGCAAAATATACGCCAGAGTCTCTCGACTCGAGAAAGTCGACTCCTTACACGACTCGCTGGCGCGGGTCACCAGATCATCTCCGTCGACGACATCGAGACGACGCTGGAGGTCCCCCCGAACACCGCCCGCGAGATCGCCTCCCGGCTCACCGAAAAGGGCTGGCTCGACCAGCTCTTCCCGGGCACGTATCTCATCATTCCACTCACTGCCGGCGAGGAAGCCGTGTACACAACCCACGAGTACCTCATCGCCGCCCACGTCGCCGAGCCGATGTACATCGGCTACTATAGCGCCCTCAGCCACCACGGGCTGACCGAACAGGTCCCCCGGACGGTGTACGTCGTCACGCCGACCCGGGCGCAAAGCCGAGAGATCCACGGCGTCCCGTACCGCGTCACGACAGTCACCGAGCGGAAATTCTTCGGCTTTGAGTCGACATCGATCGAGGGCACGACCGTTCAGGTCAGCGACCTGGAGAAGACGCTGGTCGACTGTGCGGACCACCCCGAGTTCTGTGGTGGCCTTCGGGAACTTGCGACCGCGATGCGAACTGCCGACGAACGGGGCTGCGACTGGGACACGGTCGGTGAGTACCTCGGACGCCTCGACAACGGTGCTGCGACCAAGCGAATCGTCTACCTCGCCGACCAGCTCGGCATCAACCTCCCCGCCCGTGAGGAACTCGTCGCGTCGTTCACGAGTGGGTACTCGCTGCTGGATCCGACGCGGCCCGAAACCGGATCGACCGACAGCACGTATCGCCTTCGAATCAACGTCGAGCCAGCCACGCTAGAGCCGACGGAGTCCTGA
- a CDS encoding ArsR family transcriptional regulator: MSETDTGAADAGPFAEQQRLFKLLSQDTRHLIIQELLGHPAHLMSLAELEYMTGKSQAAIKDQLETLIDAGLLARYTYEPSEGKRDLPSQFYGFTERGVEVLHDYKYLRGLPVARALYESTRKTEKIERHESAPRPELPEAVAEALEFDEPDLDAVDGGTTR, encoded by the coding sequence ATGAGCGAAACCGACACTGGCGCGGCCGATGCAGGGCCGTTCGCGGAACAGCAGCGGCTGTTCAAGCTGCTGTCCCAGGATACGCGCCATCTCATCATCCAGGAGCTGCTGGGCCACCCCGCCCATCTGATGTCGCTCGCCGAACTCGAGTATATGACGGGAAAGAGCCAGGCGGCCATCAAAGACCAGTTGGAGACGTTGATCGACGCCGGGCTCCTCGCACGCTACACGTACGAACCAAGCGAGGGAAAACGTGATCTCCCCTCCCAGTTCTACGGATTCACGGAGCGGGGCGTCGAGGTCCTCCACGACTACAAGTATCTCCGTGGGCTTCCGGTCGCACGCGCTCTCTACGAAAGCACGCGGAAGACCGAGAAAATCGAACGCCACGAATCGGCGCCCCGTCCGGAGCTTCCTGAAGCTGTCGCGGAAGCACTCGAGTTCGACGAACCCGATCTCGACGCCGTCGATGGTGGTACAACCCGATAG
- a CDS encoding MarR family transcriptional regulator → MDAGSGVGDDTTPRELVHFITQQTRFSLISDILAHPQQLPSMYELEELNPSVSDATVYKHIQKLIDAGIVTEVALDDDQRRQGYPWKFYGLTEDGREFLETHNLLAAEETLQQIYDTIADKPEKMVKYENTPRPD, encoded by the coding sequence ATGGATGCTGGTTCGGGTGTCGGCGACGACACGACACCACGCGAACTCGTCCACTTCATTACACAGCAGACACGATTTTCGCTTATCAGCGATATTCTCGCTCACCCCCAACAGCTCCCATCGATGTACGAACTCGAAGAGCTGAATCCCAGTGTGAGCGATGCGACCGTCTACAAGCACATCCAGAAGCTGATCGACGCCGGCATCGTCACAGAGGTCGCCCTGGACGACGACCAGCGCCGGCAGGGGTATCCCTGGAAGTTCTACGGCCTCACCGAAGACGGCCGCGAGTTCTTGGAGACGCACAATCTGCTCGCCGCGGAGGAGACACTTCAGCAGATCTACGACACCATCGCCGATAAGCCCGAGAAGATGGTCAAATACGAGAACACACCCCGTCCGGATTAG
- a CDS encoding TROVE domain-containing protein: MEFNTPKQTVAEATRTTNYEGGEAFEPADPRLALYKRTINQLLEGSFYETDDEQLAAVVHQFDAAANEDPEFVLKLAAYARQELYLRDIPQVLLVLAANDDRFKDDSPESLIREWAPAIIQRMDETATALAVHDQLFGGTAPWPLRRGIEDALVEMADAYTLGKYELSRREVTLYDVFNRVHPTPVDAEQEALFERFMRGGLDNYPDVDPLPAPNTWETVISERGNTQAAWELLIEDDEYTLPIFASIRNLRNMLEAGVPEDTVVDHLDLEAVRHAPLYPFRYYQAYTALQDADVQAPTVEQWLEDAIDVAVETVPGGFGDTFVAVDLSGSMDQPLSANSTLRLKEIGALFGAILADQGADVGGFGDDFQTVPMHVDTPVLQRQAAVLAFDEDVGNSTNGWKAIKHLHDRGDAVERIVVFTDMQIWANTPFTARDSQTVKDAFDTYRDEVSADTALYLVDLAAYGDLVTPEGYENVYNISGWSENVLSFIEHAENPKQIIDEIEAFELT, from the coding sequence ATGGAATTCAACACGCCAAAGCAAACGGTCGCGGAGGCAACGCGGACCACCAACTATGAAGGTGGAGAAGCGTTCGAGCCTGCCGACCCCCGACTCGCACTGTACAAGCGCACGATCAACCAACTGCTGGAGGGCTCGTTCTACGAGACCGATGACGAGCAGCTGGCTGCTGTCGTTCACCAGTTCGATGCCGCCGCAAACGAGGATCCGGAGTTCGTCCTGAAGCTCGCAGCCTATGCGCGCCAGGAGCTCTACTTGCGGGACATCCCACAAGTGCTACTCGTACTGGCGGCCAACGACGACCGGTTCAAGGACGACTCCCCCGAGTCGCTCATCCGCGAATGGGCGCCGGCGATCATCCAGCGGATGGACGAGACGGCCACCGCGCTCGCGGTCCACGATCAGCTGTTTGGCGGGACTGCGCCGTGGCCGCTTCGACGCGGGATCGAGGACGCGCTGGTGGAGATGGCCGACGCCTACACGCTGGGCAAGTACGAGCTGTCGCGGCGCGAGGTGACGCTATACGACGTCTTCAACCGCGTCCACCCCACGCCCGTCGACGCCGAGCAGGAAGCGCTCTTCGAGCGGTTCATGCGCGGCGGCCTCGACAACTATCCCGACGTCGACCCGTTGCCGGCGCCCAACACCTGGGAGACGGTTATCTCCGAGCGCGGCAACACCCAAGCCGCCTGGGAACTGCTCATCGAGGACGACGAGTACACGTTGCCCATCTTCGCATCGATCCGGAACCTCCGGAACATGCTCGAAGCCGGCGTTCCGGAGGACACCGTCGTGGATCACCTCGACCTGGAGGCAGTCCGACACGCGCCGCTGTACCCGTTCCGGTACTACCAGGCCTACACCGCGCTGCAAGACGCGGATGTCCAGGCACCGACGGTCGAGCAGTGGCTCGAAGACGCAATTGATGTCGCGGTCGAGACGGTGCCTGGCGGATTCGGCGATACCTTTGTCGCGGTCGACCTGTCGGGATCGATGGATCAGCCGCTGTCCGCGAACAGCACGCTCCGATTGAAGGAGATCGGTGCGTTGTTCGGTGCGATCCTGGCCGACCAGGGTGCCGACGTCGGCGGGTTCGGCGACGACTTCCAGACCGTTCCGATGCACGTCGACACGCCAGTACTGCAGCGCCAAGCGGCGGTGTTGGCATTCGACGAGGACGTCGGGAACTCGACGAACGGCTGGAAGGCGATCAAGCACCTCCACGACCGAGGGGATGCTGTTGAACGGATCGTCGTCTTCACCGATATGCAGATCTGGGCCAACACGCCGTTCACGGCCCGCGATTCCCAGACGGTCAAAGACGCGTTCGATACGTATCGGGACGAGGTGTCTGCGGACACCGCGCTGTATCTCGTCGATCTCGCGGCCTACGGCGACCTGGTGACGCCAGAAGGCTACGAGAACGTCTACAACATCTCGGGATGGTCGGAGAACGTCCTCTCGTTCATCGAACACGCCGAGAATCCGAAGCAGATCATCGATGAGATCGAGGCGTTCGAACTGACCTAG
- a CDS encoding MarR family transcriptional regulator has translation MYEPFDETAARVLLAVNPGDSIRTVAQHLHTPYETVRQAVNQLEDRGYLRYDDGLFVTDDRVRKAARDLLVTSAGVNPPSIEEAYVLPQFGDWPFAFTQVDAVYVWTQGGYQVGRDPDDYPLFLTVLEEDADAWQRFFERFGIPTGFERRPEDSFEAPLQVVLDERSVLNPDHVEGYPVISRGETIEFMREHYATFQSALAMLNRMYDDLDLDVSYRESEREWS, from the coding sequence ATGTACGAACCGTTTGATGAGACTGCTGCTAGAGTGTTGCTCGCAGTCAATCCTGGGGATTCGATCCGAACGGTAGCCCAACATCTCCACACCCCCTACGAAACGGTTCGACAAGCAGTCAATCAACTAGAGGATAGGGGGTATCTTCGATATGATGATGGACTGTTCGTGACCGACGATCGCGTCCGTAAGGCGGCACGAGACCTGCTAGTCACAAGTGCCGGCGTGAATCCACCGTCCATCGAAGAGGCGTACGTACTCCCACAGTTCGGTGACTGGCCCTTCGCCTTTACACAGGTGGACGCCGTCTACGTGTGGACTCAGGGCGGCTACCAGGTCGGTCGCGACCCTGACGACTACCCGCTCTTTCTTACCGTCCTCGAGGAGGATGCCGACGCCTGGCAGCGTTTTTTCGAACGATTTGGAATCCCGACAGGATTTGAGCGTCGACCGGAGGACTCGTTTGAAGCCCCTCTCCAAGTCGTCCTCGACGAGCGTTCGGTGCTCAACCCCGACCACGTCGAAGGATATCCAGTCATTTCTCGGGGCGAGACGATAGAGTTCATGCGGGAGCATTATGCGACGTTTCAGTCGGCACTTGCTATGCTCAATCGTATGTACGACGATCTCGATCTCGACGTTTCCTACCGTGAGTCAGAGAGAGAATGGTCGTGA
- a CDS encoding Cdc6/Cdc18 family protein, producing the protein MAEEPSQLSDFDGRYEDPADDPLFDFDEDDPDRANIFARKELLKVGHVPESGRIVGRDGEIKAVAAELRPIVRGDPPNNVIIYGKTGTGKSLVARHVTERARRAAESNGVSVGTVYVDCAQHNTQTRVARTVTRSLNETDETDFDIPRAGIGSGEYYDYLWEILDTAYESVIIILDEVDRLDDDDILMQLSRARESGKADCHLGVIAVSNKIEYRDQLNERVKSSLREEEFVFQPYDANQLREIMKHRRDAFHDGVLSDDVIPLTAALAAQEHGDARKAIEILRHAGELAERENVETVVEEHVRDAQEWAEIDRFEELLRGSTTQVKFILYSLALLTEENPNEDGFSTNRIYERYQATTEKADAKTLSEHRVYELLKEQAFLGVVESTRTGGGRGEGSYLEHRLVQDTGIVLKSVLRDSRLEDLA; encoded by the coding sequence ATGGCTGAGGAACCGTCCCAACTCTCTGACTTCGACGGACGCTACGAGGATCCCGCTGACGATCCCCTCTTTGACTTTGATGAAGACGACCCCGACCGAGCCAACATTTTCGCTCGAAAGGAACTGCTGAAGGTTGGCCACGTCCCTGAAAGCGGCCGTATCGTCGGCCGGGATGGCGAGATCAAGGCCGTTGCTGCTGAACTCAGGCCGATCGTTCGTGGCGATCCGCCCAACAACGTGATTATTTACGGCAAAACGGGAACCGGGAAGTCGCTCGTTGCCCGTCACGTCACCGAACGAGCCCGCCGAGCCGCGGAGTCGAACGGTGTGTCCGTCGGCACGGTCTACGTCGACTGCGCGCAGCACAACACACAGACACGCGTCGCGAGGACGGTAACTCGTTCACTCAACGAGACGGACGAGACTGACTTCGATATTCCACGCGCAGGGATTGGCAGCGGTGAATACTACGACTATCTCTGGGAGATTCTGGATACTGCCTACGAGTCAGTTATCATCATCCTCGACGAGGTGGACCGACTCGATGACGACGATATTCTTATGCAGTTGTCGCGGGCCCGCGAATCGGGGAAAGCTGATTGCCACTTGGGCGTCATCGCAGTCAGTAACAAGATCGAGTATCGCGACCAGCTGAACGAACGCGTCAAGTCCAGTCTTCGCGAGGAGGAGTTTGTCTTCCAACCCTACGACGCGAATCAACTGCGCGAGATTATGAAGCACCGACGGGACGCGTTCCACGATGGCGTTCTCTCGGATGATGTGATCCCGCTGACGGCGGCACTAGCCGCCCAAGAACACGGTGACGCCAGAAAGGCAATCGAAATTCTTCGTCACGCCGGGGAACTAGCCGAGCGAGAAAACGTCGAGACGGTCGTCGAGGAACACGTTCGCGATGCCCAGGAGTGGGCCGAAATCGATCGGTTCGAGGAGCTGCTACGTGGGTCGACGACCCAGGTCAAATTCATCCTCTATTCGCTCGCGCTGCTCACCGAAGAGAATCCGAACGAGGATGGATTCTCTACCAACCGGATTTACGAACGGTATCAGGCGACGACAGAGAAGGCTGACGCGAAGACTCTCAGCGAGCACCGCGTCTACGAACTGTTGAAAGAGCAGGCGTTCCTCGGTGTCGTTGAATCAACTCGGACTGGTGGTGGCCGGGGTGAAGGCAGTTATCTCGAGCACCGGCTGGTTCAGGACACCGGCATCGTGCTGAAATCTGTCCTCCGGGACAGCCGGTTGGAAGACTTGGCCTAG
- a CDS encoding type B DNA-directed DNA polymerase, whose translation MPFSIDFLDDGRVLEWEATADGAVATERDDYTPRFYVAGRDPDADLDLTTLQSVYDQHPDVVTTEMVTRRPGFRRAEETVLAVDVAHIDRVTPLARKARQLSEYPVGDLACFNVDFSREFRYCLETGADPTPASELSTLRLSVPVTETSNDVYGELSVAGDTVTGSPTDILTAVQGALEAHDPDVLVCSTSEIVPTLYEMATDAGVDDFSLSRWPDIDFQQLASRSTYSSYGRVGHSPARYNVPGRVIIDESNTFFYGETNLDGVLDLVSRSKKPVQELAWASIGNVLTAIQICEAHDRGVLVPWNSWRHEFYKPMGTLHDADRGGFIFAPEVGLHENVHELDFSSLYPNIICTRNVSPDVIRCDCHGDRDDVPGLGYSICDDQGYLVDVLQPIIDARDEIKAAIRHEKERDDPNEDRLAELEGRSGALKWILVACFGYQGFSNAKFGRIECHEAINAFAREILLTAKQRLEAGGWRVVHGIVDSIWVTPHPDVDDDDREDLQTLATEITDCVEIRLEHEAQYDWVAFVPQRESDAGALTKYFGKVAGDDDFKVRGIEARQRSTPPFIEDVQRDCLERLDATRSPDTVFDCLQDAIKRLHAGTVPVEQLVERNRVSKPLEGYTQNTQNVAALKRARDQDLAIHPGQDIEYVVVDDEKSSRERVALAHEEVESYDASYYETQLVRAVESVLAPLGWDRTEIQREIEETRETDLAAFTEIERG comes from the coding sequence ATGCCGTTCAGCATCGACTTCCTGGACGACGGCCGCGTCCTGGAGTGGGAGGCAACCGCCGACGGCGCCGTCGCGACCGAGCGCGATGACTACACCCCACGCTTCTACGTGGCCGGTCGCGACCCTGATGCCGACCTCGACCTCACGACACTCCAGTCGGTGTACGACCAGCACCCGGACGTCGTCACGACCGAAATGGTTACGCGACGGCCGGGCTTTCGACGGGCCGAGGAGACCGTTCTCGCGGTCGACGTCGCCCACATCGACCGCGTCACCCCACTCGCCCGGAAAGCGCGTCAGCTGTCGGAGTATCCGGTCGGGGATCTCGCCTGCTTCAACGTCGACTTCTCGCGGGAGTTCCGATACTGTCTAGAGACCGGCGCCGATCCGACACCCGCGAGCGAGCTGTCGACGCTCCGGCTTAGCGTGCCGGTGACCGAAACGAGCAACGACGTCTACGGGGAACTGTCCGTCGCCGGCGACACCGTCACCGGCTCGCCGACGGATATCCTGACCGCCGTCCAGGGGGCGCTCGAAGCACACGATCCGGACGTCCTGGTCTGCTCGACGAGCGAGATCGTCCCTACTCTGTACGAGATGGCGACGGACGCCGGCGTCGACGACTTCTCGCTGAGTCGATGGCCGGACATCGACTTCCAGCAGCTCGCGAGCCGGTCGACGTACTCGAGCTACGGCCGCGTCGGTCACTCACCGGCGCGGTACAACGTGCCCGGCCGGGTGATTATCGACGAGTCGAACACGTTCTTCTACGGGGAGACGAACCTCGACGGCGTCCTCGACCTCGTGTCGCGCTCAAAGAAGCCCGTCCAGGAACTTGCGTGGGCGTCGATCGGGAACGTGCTGACGGCGATCCAGATTTGCGAGGCCCACGACCGTGGCGTCCTCGTGCCATGGAACTCCTGGCGCCACGAGTTCTACAAGCCGATGGGGACGCTCCATGACGCCGACCGCGGCGGGTTCATCTTCGCGCCCGAGGTCGGCCTCCACGAGAACGTCCACGAACTCGACTTCTCCTCGTTGTATCCGAACATCATCTGTACCCGGAACGTCTCACCGGACGTCATCCGGTGTGACTGCCACGGCGACCGCGACGACGTCCCCGGCCTCGGATACTCGATCTGCGACGACCAGGGCTACCTCGTCGACGTGCTACAGCCGATCATCGACGCTCGCGACGAGATCAAGGCGGCCATCCGTCACGAGAAAGAACGGGACGACCCCAACGAGGACCGGCTGGCGGAACTCGAGGGACGGTCGGGAGCGCTAAAGTGGATCCTCGTCGCCTGCTTCGGCTATCAAGGGTTCAGCAACGCGAAGTTCGGCCGCATCGAGTGCCACGAGGCGATCAACGCGTTTGCTCGCGAGATACTACTGACGGCGAAACAGCGGCTGGAAGCCGGCGGCTGGCGGGTCGTCCACGGCATCGTCGACTCCATCTGGGTGACCCCGCATCCCGACGTCGACGACGATGACCGCGAGGACCTCCAGACGCTCGCAACGGAGATCACCGACTGCGTCGAGATTCGACTCGAACACGAAGCTCAGTACGACTGGGTGGCGTTCGTGCCGCAGCGCGAGAGCGACGCCGGCGCGCTGACCAAGTACTTTGGGAAGGTCGCCGGCGACGACGACTTCAAGGTCAGAGGTATCGAAGCCCGACAGCGTTCGACCCCGCCGTTCATCGAGGACGTCCAGCGGGACTGTCTCGAACGGCTCGATGCCACGCGGTCACCGGACACCGTATTTGACTGTCTTCAGGACGCGATCAAGCGCCTCCACGCTGGAACGGTGCCGGTCGAGCAGCTCGTCGAACGGAATCGTGTCTCCAAGCCGCTGGAAGGGTACACGCAGAACACGCAGAACGTGGCGGCGCTGAAGCGGGCTCGGGACCAGGACCTCGCTATCCACCCGGGACAGGACATCGAGTACGTGGTCGTCGACGACGAGAAGAGTTCGCGAGAGCGGGTCGCGTTGGCCCACGAAGAGGTAGAGTCGTACGATGCGTCGTACTACGAGACGCAACTCGTCAGAGCGGTCGAGAGTGTGCTGGCACCGCTTGGCTGGGATCGGACGGAGATTCAACGCGAGATCGAGGAAACTCGGGAAACGGACTTGGCCGCCTTCACCGAGATTGAGAGAGGTTAA
- a CDS encoding DUF262 domain-containing protein has protein sequence MSRQVSDYLSEINDHIFLPGLQREFVWNPRQIEELFDSLIRDYPIGAITEWRVRAANISDYNSYNFLRMYVADDYRPPDPVLAEYDLYNQEVEDKEPEILIIDGQQRLNSLYIGVEGGITVYNGGRGKPSDQLQYWEGQRLCVDLFGHPEYDRDDTAGDYEFEFKSTGKFGGTDETGYSMTGDTRHLWMPVGELWNGGDDGGSGNSTVLEGRALSEVVDEYVDTAELRADNETRYQLRSISIAVARDITSNVLQDDLETDSTNKDRSEIPEIFTRLNMEGSDPKPYQLLLSKLMSYWPYAEEEGERINPREVIQDWIDEFKQKFPEYEQEIDRKLFLRYTAYLVGTDLLRSNLSSIDEDRMDEMRERWLYNEPVVAGRRFEWFRSSLEKAFQTVIESGIRSSVMNTMPIFALLGVFYYQNPDAEVSDANRESVFQFVARALLLNKYYQVLTYGKCRNWMRYLREWEPEPNEPIVFPGEELFESENISPSAEDIRRVVANARYESSPGEPVFTDTDVTAVLGLIEESYTQSTSTSIGDYSVDHIYPKSRAESVSESIGETVDLNRIGNLQLLPHEMNEEIKSDQWPHDWLDDLGNAESERIQRVNQYPDIEPTPENAQAFIQAREEQITDYLIDKYVK, from the coding sequence ATGTCCAGACAGGTCTCGGATTATTTGTCTGAAATAAACGACCATATCTTTCTTCCCGGCCTCCAGCGGGAGTTTGTCTGGAATCCCAGGCAGATTGAGGAACTGTTCGATTCATTGATTCGAGACTATCCAATCGGAGCCATAACTGAATGGAGAGTTCGAGCGGCCAATATCAGCGACTACAACTCGTATAATTTCCTGCGGATGTATGTCGCTGATGACTATCGGCCACCGGATCCAGTTTTGGCAGAATACGACCTCTACAATCAGGAGGTTGAAGACAAAGAACCGGAGATTCTGATTATAGACGGCCAGCAGCGCTTGAACTCGCTCTATATCGGTGTCGAGGGCGGGATTACCGTATACAATGGCGGACGAGGGAAGCCCAGTGATCAGCTCCAGTACTGGGAAGGCCAGCGGCTGTGCGTTGACCTATTCGGCCACCCAGAGTACGATCGCGACGATACAGCAGGCGACTACGAGTTTGAGTTCAAATCGACAGGGAAGTTTGGAGGAACGGACGAGACGGGCTATTCCATGACTGGCGACACGCGACACCTGTGGATGCCGGTCGGGGAGTTATGGAACGGAGGCGACGACGGGGGCTCCGGGAACTCCACGGTGCTTGAGGGAAGAGCACTTAGCGAAGTCGTCGATGAATACGTGGACACCGCCGAATTGAGGGCGGACAACGAAACCCGCTACCAGCTGCGCAGTATTTCGATAGCCGTCGCGAGAGACATTACGAGCAACGTTCTACAGGACGATCTCGAAACAGACAGTACGAACAAGGATAGGTCTGAAATTCCCGAGATATTCACGAGGCTGAACATGGAGGGCTCTGATCCGAAGCCCTACCAGCTCCTCCTCTCAAAACTAATGAGTTATTGGCCGTACGCGGAAGAGGAGGGGGAGCGAATCAATCCTCGGGAGGTCATCCAAGATTGGATTGACGAATTTAAACAGAAGTTCCCTGAGTATGAGCAAGAAATCGACCGGAAGCTGTTTCTCCGATATACAGCATACCTAGTCGGAACAGACCTCCTCCGCAGCAATCTTAGCAGTATCGATGAAGATAGAATGGACGAGATGCGCGAGCGGTGGCTGTATAATGAGCCCGTCGTCGCCGGACGGCGATTCGAGTGGTTTCGGTCATCGCTCGAGAAGGCTTTCCAGACAGTAATTGAGAGCGGGATTCGGAGCTCGGTTATGAACACGATGCCCATTTTCGCACTACTTGGCGTGTTCTATTACCAGAATCCGGATGCTGAGGTCTCCGACGCGAACCGCGAGAGTGTTTTCCAGTTCGTCGCAAGAGCCCTCTTGCTGAACAAGTACTACCAGGTTCTGACCTACGGCAAGTGCCGCAACTGGATGCGATACCTTCGCGAATGGGAACCAGAACCCAACGAGCCCATCGTTTTCCCAGGAGAGGAGCTATTTGAATCGGAGAACATCAGCCCATCTGCTGAAGATATCCGTCGAGTCGTAGCCAACGCTCGTTACGAGAGCAGCCCAGGAGAGCCTGTATTTACTGACACAGATGTCACGGCAGTACTCGGCCTCATTGAGGAATCATATACGCAATCGACGTCCACCAGTATTGGCGACTACTCGGTTGACCACATCTACCCGAAAAGCAGGGCAGAATCCGTATCTGAATCTATTGGAGAGACTGTTGATCTTAATCGAATCGGGAATCTACAGCTGTTGCCACACGAGATGAACGAAGAAATCAAAAGCGACCAGTGGCCCCACGACTGGTTGGACGACCTCGGCAACGCCGAGTCTGAGCGTATTCAACGTGTAAATCAGTATCCCGATATCGAGCCCACCCCGGAGAACGCACAGGCGTTTATCCAGGCTCGCGAAGAGCAGATTACCGACTACTTGATTGACAAATACGTGAAGTGA